The nucleotide window CAGTAGCGCACCGTCCACGTCCGCCGCCGCCCCTCAGTCGGACGACACCGGCGCGGGCCAGGAGTCGACGTCGGCCGCGACGCATGCCGAGGAGGCCGAGGACGCACGCGGTGCCGCCGAGTCCTCCTCCGCCGGGTCGGCCGAGGGCCAGGACGAGCGCGGCTCCTCCGCCGAGGGACGGCAGGACGCCTCCGCACCCGCCTCGTCGGCGTCGCCCTCGCGCCCCGGTGCGGACGCCCGCACCCAGGACCGCCCGGCACCCGTCGTCGCGCAGGACCGCGGGGTCCCCGCCGCACAGGACCTCGGCGGTCCGAAGCCCGGCGTCGCTCCCGAGGACACGCCGGTCGCCGTGACCACCCCGAAGCCCGTGATCCCCGTCGAGCGGATCGCACCGCAGGATGTGCGCCCCGCGCCCGTGCAGCAGCCCGCCTCCCCTCGCCCGGCCGCGCCGAGCGCGTCCGCCGGCACGGGTGCGACCGCCCCCGGCTCCTCTGGGCCGAGCGCCTCGGCCCCTGCGAGCTCCGCCTCGGCGGCGCCGCAGCCCTCCACGGCCCCGGCGCCCGCCGGCCCCGTGCGCCAGGCCCCGGTGGACTGCGCCGTCACCCGGTGCATCGCCCTCACCTTCGACGACGGCCCGGGCCGGCACACCGGCCGCCTCCTGGACGTCCTCTCCGCCGAGCAGGTCCCGGCCACCTTCTACGTGGTGGGGCAGAGCGCGAAGCTCAACCCCGCGATGATCGCCCGCATGGCGGCGGAGGGCCACCAGGTGGGCAACCACAGCTACACCCACCCCAACCTCACGACGCTGACGGCCGGGCAGGTGCGCCAGGAGATCGCGGCGACGGACGCCGCCGTCCGCGCGGCCGGCGTCAGCCCGAGCACCGTGCGCGCCCCCTACGGGGCGCTGAACGAGTCGGTGCTGGCCACCCTCGGCGGGCTGCCCCGCGCGGGATCGGTCACCTGGAGCGTGGACACCCGGGACTGGGAGCACCGCAGCCCCGCACAGACCCTCGCCGCCGTGAAGGCGGGGGCCCGCCCGGGCGGGATCGTGCTGATGCATGACATCCACTCCACCACCGTGGACGCCGTCCCCGCCGTCATCGCGCACCTGCGCTCGGAGGGCTACACGTTCGTGACCGTGGACCGCATCACGGGGGGCGTGGCCGCCGGTCACACGACGGGCTCCGGCCTGCACCCCTGAGCGCCGCCGTGGGAGGATCGTGCGGATGACTGAGCACACCGCCCCCGCCCCGTCCGCCGACGCGGCCCACCCGCACGACCACAACACCGAGAAGGACCCCGCGCTGCACCGCATGGAGCCGGTCTCCTTCGTCCGCCGCGGCGCCCGCCTCACCTCCGGCAAGCAGGCCGTGTGGGACCGCCTCGCGGACACCGTGCTCGT belongs to Micrococcus sp. 2A and includes:
- a CDS encoding polysaccharide deacetylase family protein, whose translation is MTSTSRPRLCAALLALTLALGACGGPDGGDAPAPQAAADSAAATSPATDTPSPESASSSPSASGGSTSSAMTSSAPSTSAAAPQSDDTGAGQESTSAATHAEEAEDARGAAESSSAGSAEGQDERGSSAEGRQDASAPASSASPSRPGADARTQDRPAPVVAQDRGVPAAQDLGGPKPGVAPEDTPVAVTTPKPVIPVERIAPQDVRPAPVQQPASPRPAAPSASAGTGATAPGSSGPSASAPASSASAAPQPSTAPAPAGPVRQAPVDCAVTRCIALTFDDGPGRHTGRLLDVLSAEQVPATFYVVGQSAKLNPAMIARMAAEGHQVGNHSYTHPNLTTLTAGQVRQEIAATDAAVRAAGVSPSTVRAPYGALNESVLATLGGLPRAGSVTWSVDTRDWEHRSPAQTLAAVKAGARPGGIVLMHDIHSTTVDAVPAVIAHLRSEGYTFVTVDRITGGVAAGHTTGSGLHP